A genomic segment from Saimiri boliviensis isolate mSaiBol1 chromosome 14, mSaiBol1.pri, whole genome shotgun sequence encodes:
- the HNRNPL gene encoding heterogeneous nuclear ribonucleoprotein L isoform X1, with protein MSRRLLPRAEKRRRRLEQRQQPDEQRRRSGAMVKMAAAGGGGGGGRYYGGGSEGGRAPKRLKTDNAGDQHGGGGGGGGGAGAAGGGGGENYDDPHKTPASPVVHIRGLIDGVVEADLVEALQEFGPISYVVVMPKKRQALVEFEDVLGACNAVNYAADNQIYIAGHPAFVNYSTSQKISRPGDSDDSRSVNSVLLFTILNPIYSITTDVLYTICNPCGPVQRIVIFRKNGVQAMVEFDSVQSAQRAKASLNGADIYSGCCTLKIEYAKPTRLNVFKNDQDTWDYTNPNLSGQGDPGSNPNKRQRQPPLLGDHPAEYGEGRGFPSVDSRGSCAPARRPPCKFSPVLPLFPSHPPGGPHGGYHSHYHDEGYGPPPPHYEGRRMGPPVGGHRRGPSRYGPQYGHPPPPPPPPEYGPHADSPVLMVYGLDQSKMNCDRVFNVFCLYGNVEKVKFMKSKPGAAMVEMADGYAVDRAITHLNNNFMFGQKLNVCVSKQPAIMPGQSYGLEDGSCSYKDFSESRNNRFSTPEQAAKNRIQHPSNVLHFFNAPLEVTEENFFEICDELGVKRPSSVKVFSGKSERSSSGLLEWESKSDALETLGFLNHYQMKNPNGPYPYTLKLCFSTAQHAS; from the exons ATGTCGCGGAGGCTGCTGCCCCGGGCGGAGAAGCGGCGTCGGCGGCTGGAGCAGAGGCAGCAGCCGGACGAGCAGCGGAGGCGGTCGGGAGCGATGGTGAAGAtggcggcggcgggcggcggaGGCGGCGGTGGCCGCTACTACGGCGGCGGCAGTGAGGGCGGCCGGGCCCCTAAGCGGCTGAAGACTGACAACGCTGGCGACCAGCACGgaggcggcggcggtggcggtggaggagctggggcagcgggcggcggcggcggg GAGAACTACGATGACCCGCACAAAACCCCTGCCTCCCCAGTTGTCCACATCAGGGGCCTGATTGACGGTGTGGTGGAAGCTGACCTTGTGGAGGCCTTGCAGGAGTTTGGACCCATCAG CTATGTGGTAGTAATGCCTAAGAAGAGACAAGCACTGGTGGAGTTTGAGGATGTCTTGGGGGCATGCAATGCAGTGAACTACGCAGCCGACAACCAAATATACATTGCCGGTCACCCAGCTTTTGTTAACTACTCTACCAGCCAGAAGATCTCCCGCCCCGGGGACTCTGATGACTCCCGGAGCGTGAACAGTGTGCTTCTCTTTACCATCCTGAACCCCATCTATTCGATCACCACG GATGTTCTTTACACTATCTGTAATCCTTGTGGCCCCGTTCAGAGAATTGTCATTTTCCGGAAGAATGGAGTTCAGGCCATGGTGGA ATTTGACTCTGTTCAAAGTGCCCAGCGGGCCAAGGCCTCGCTCAATGGGGCTGATATCTATTCTGGTTGTTGCACTCTGAAGATTGAATACGCAAAG CCTACACGTTTGAATGTGTTCAAGAATGATCAGGATACTTGGGACTACACAAACCCCAATCTCAGTGGACAAG GTGACCCTGGCAGCAACCCCAACAAACGCCAGAGGCAGCCCCCTCTCCTCGGAGATCACCCCGCAGAATATGGTGAGGGCAGGGGGTTCCCCTCCGTGGACTCCCGTGGCTCATGTGCCCCTGCCCGCCGCCCGCCGTGCAAATTCTCACCcgtcctccctctctttccttcccaccCCCCAGGAGGGCCCCACGGTGGGTACCACAGCCATTACCATGATGAGGGCTACGGGCCCCCCCCACCTCACTACGAAGGGAGAAGGATGGGTCCACCAGTGGGGGGTCACCGTCGGGGCCCAAGTCGCTACGGCCCCCAGTAtgggcaccccccaccccctcccccaccacccgaGTATGGCCCTCACGCCGACAGCCCTGTGCTCATGGTCTATGGCTTGGATCAATCTAAGATGAACTGTGACCGAGTCTTCAATGTCTTCTGCTTATATGGCAATGTGGAGAAG GTGAAATTCATGAAAAGCAAGCCGGGGGCCGCCATGGTGGAGATGGCTGATGGCTACGCTGTGGACCGGGCCATTACCCACCTCAACAACAACTTCATGTTTGGGCAAAAGCTGAATGTCTG TGTCTCCAAGCAGCCAGCCATCATGCCCGGTCAGTCATACGGGTTGGAAGATGGGTCTTGCAGTTACAAAGACTTCAGTGAATCCCGGAACAATCGGTTCTCCACCCCGGAGCAGGCAGCCAAGAACCGCATCCAGCACCCCAGCAACGTGCTGCACTTCTTCAATGCCCCGCTGGAGGTGACCGAGGAGAACTTCTTTGAG ATCTGCGATGAGCTGGGAGTCAAGCGGCCGTCTTCTGTGAAAGTATTCTCAGGCAAAA GTGAGCGCAGCTCCTCTGGACTGCTGGAGTGGGAATCCAAGAGCGATGCCCTGGAGACTCTGGGCTTCCTGAACCACTACCAGATGAAAAACCCAA ATGGTCCATACCCTTACACTCTGAAGTTGTGTTTCTCCACTGCGCAGCACGCCTCCTAA
- the HNRNPL gene encoding heterogeneous nuclear ribonucleoprotein L isoform X4, which produces MPKKRQALVEFEDVLGACNAVNYAADNQIYIAGHPAFVNYSTSQKISRPGDSDDSRSVNSVLLFTILNPIYSITTDVLYTICNPCGPVQRIVIFRKNGVQAMVEFDSVQSAQRAKASLNGADIYSGCCTLKIEYAKPTRLNVFKNDQDTWDYTNPNLSGQGDPGSNPNKRQRQPPLLGDHPAEYGEGRGFPSVDSRGSCAPARRPPCKFSPVLPLFPSHPPGGPHGGYHSHYHDEGYGPPPPHYEGRRMGPPVGGHRRGPSRYGPQYGHPPPPPPPPEYGPHADSPVLMVYGLDQSKMNCDRVFNVFCLYGNVEKVKFMKSKPGAAMVEMADGYAVDRAITHLNNNFMFGQKLNVCVSKQPAIMPGQSYGLEDGSCSYKDFSESRNNRFSTPEQAAKNRIQHPSNVLHFFNAPLEVTEENFFEICDELGVKRPSSVKVFSGKSERSSSGLLEWESKSDALETLGFLNHYQMKNPNGPYPYTLKLCFSTAQHAS; this is translated from the exons ATGCCTAAGAAGAGACAAGCACTGGTGGAGTTTGAGGATGTCTTGGGGGCATGCAATGCAGTGAACTACGCAGCCGACAACCAAATATACATTGCCGGTCACCCAGCTTTTGTTAACTACTCTACCAGCCAGAAGATCTCCCGCCCCGGGGACTCTGATGACTCCCGGAGCGTGAACAGTGTGCTTCTCTTTACCATCCTGAACCCCATCTATTCGATCACCACG GATGTTCTTTACACTATCTGTAATCCTTGTGGCCCCGTTCAGAGAATTGTCATTTTCCGGAAGAATGGAGTTCAGGCCATGGTGGA ATTTGACTCTGTTCAAAGTGCCCAGCGGGCCAAGGCCTCGCTCAATGGGGCTGATATCTATTCTGGTTGTTGCACTCTGAAGATTGAATACGCAAAG CCTACACGTTTGAATGTGTTCAAGAATGATCAGGATACTTGGGACTACACAAACCCCAATCTCAGTGGACAAG GTGACCCTGGCAGCAACCCCAACAAACGCCAGAGGCAGCCCCCTCTCCTCGGAGATCACCCCGCAGAATATGGTGAGGGCAGGGGGTTCCCCTCCGTGGACTCCCGTGGCTCATGTGCCCCTGCCCGCCGCCCGCCGTGCAAATTCTCACCcgtcctccctctctttccttcccaccCCCCAGGAGGGCCCCACGGTGGGTACCACAGCCATTACCATGATGAGGGCTACGGGCCCCCCCCACCTCACTACGAAGGGAGAAGGATGGGTCCACCAGTGGGGGGTCACCGTCGGGGCCCAAGTCGCTACGGCCCCCAGTAtgggcaccccccaccccctcccccaccacccgaGTATGGCCCTCACGCCGACAGCCCTGTGCTCATGGTCTATGGCTTGGATCAATCTAAGATGAACTGTGACCGAGTCTTCAATGTCTTCTGCTTATATGGCAATGTGGAGAAG GTGAAATTCATGAAAAGCAAGCCGGGGGCCGCCATGGTGGAGATGGCTGATGGCTACGCTGTGGACCGGGCCATTACCCACCTCAACAACAACTTCATGTTTGGGCAAAAGCTGAATGTCTG TGTCTCCAAGCAGCCAGCCATCATGCCCGGTCAGTCATACGGGTTGGAAGATGGGTCTTGCAGTTACAAAGACTTCAGTGAATCCCGGAACAATCGGTTCTCCACCCCGGAGCAGGCAGCCAAGAACCGCATCCAGCACCCCAGCAACGTGCTGCACTTCTTCAATGCCCCGCTGGAGGTGACCGAGGAGAACTTCTTTGAG ATCTGCGATGAGCTGGGAGTCAAGCGGCCGTCTTCTGTGAAAGTATTCTCAGGCAAAA GTGAGCGCAGCTCCTCTGGACTGCTGGAGTGGGAATCCAAGAGCGATGCCCTGGAGACTCTGGGCTTCCTGAACCACTACCAGATGAAAAACCCAA ATGGTCCATACCCTTACACTCTGAAGTTGTGTTTCTCCACTGCGCAGCACGCCTCCTAA
- the HNRNPL gene encoding heterogeneous nuclear ribonucleoprotein L isoform X3: MPKKRQALVEFEDVLGACNAVNYAADNQIYIAGHPAFVNYSTSQKISRPGDSDDSRSVNSVLLFTILNPIYSITTDVLYTICNPCGPVQRIVIFRKNGVQAMVEFDSVQSAQRAKASLNGADIYSGCCTLKIEYAKPTRLNVFKNDQDTWDYTNPNLSGQGDPGSNPNKRQRQPPLLGDHPAEYGGPHGGYHSHYHDEGYGPPPPHYEGRRMGPPVGGHRRGPSRYGPQYGHPPPPPPPPEYGPHADSPVLMVYGLDQSKMNCDRVFNVFCLYGNVEKVKFMKSKPGAAMVEMADGYAVDRAITHLNNNFMFGQKLNVCVSKQPAIMPGQSYGLEDGSCSYKDFSESRNNRFSTPEQAAKNRIQHPSNVLHFFNAPLEVTEENFFEICDELGVKRPSSVKVFSGKSERSSSGLLEWESKSDALETLGFLNHYQMKNPNGPYPYTLKLCFSTAQHAS, from the exons ATGCCTAAGAAGAGACAAGCACTGGTGGAGTTTGAGGATGTCTTGGGGGCATGCAATGCAGTGAACTACGCAGCCGACAACCAAATATACATTGCCGGTCACCCAGCTTTTGTTAACTACTCTACCAGCCAGAAGATCTCCCGCCCCGGGGACTCTGATGACTCCCGGAGCGTGAACAGTGTGCTTCTCTTTACCATCCTGAACCCCATCTATTCGATCACCACG GATGTTCTTTACACTATCTGTAATCCTTGTGGCCCCGTTCAGAGAATTGTCATTTTCCGGAAGAATGGAGTTCAGGCCATGGTGGA ATTTGACTCTGTTCAAAGTGCCCAGCGGGCCAAGGCCTCGCTCAATGGGGCTGATATCTATTCTGGTTGTTGCACTCTGAAGATTGAATACGCAAAG CCTACACGTTTGAATGTGTTCAAGAATGATCAGGATACTTGGGACTACACAAACCCCAATCTCAGTGGACAAG GTGACCCTGGCAGCAACCCCAACAAACGCCAGAGGCAGCCCCCTCTCCTCGGAGATCACCCCGCAGAATATG GAGGGCCCCACGGTGGGTACCACAGCCATTACCATGATGAGGGCTACGGGCCCCCCCCACCTCACTACGAAGGGAGAAGGATGGGTCCACCAGTGGGGGGTCACCGTCGGGGCCCAAGTCGCTACGGCCCCCAGTAtgggcaccccccaccccctcccccaccacccgaGTATGGCCCTCACGCCGACAGCCCTGTGCTCATGGTCTATGGCTTGGATCAATCTAAGATGAACTGTGACCGAGTCTTCAATGTCTTCTGCTTATATGGCAATGTGGAGAAG GTGAAATTCATGAAAAGCAAGCCGGGGGCCGCCATGGTGGAGATGGCTGATGGCTACGCTGTGGACCGGGCCATTACCCACCTCAACAACAACTTCATGTTTGGGCAAAAGCTGAATGTCTG TGTCTCCAAGCAGCCAGCCATCATGCCCGGTCAGTCATACGGGTTGGAAGATGGGTCTTGCAGTTACAAAGACTTCAGTGAATCCCGGAACAATCGGTTCTCCACCCCGGAGCAGGCAGCCAAGAACCGCATCCAGCACCCCAGCAACGTGCTGCACTTCTTCAATGCCCCGCTGGAGGTGACCGAGGAGAACTTCTTTGAG ATCTGCGATGAGCTGGGAGTCAAGCGGCCGTCTTCTGTGAAAGTATTCTCAGGCAAAA GTGAGCGCAGCTCCTCTGGACTGCTGGAGTGGGAATCCAAGAGCGATGCCCTGGAGACTCTGGGCTTCCTGAACCACTACCAGATGAAAAACCCAA ATGGTCCATACCCTTACACTCTGAAGTTGTGTTTCTCCACTGCGCAGCACGCCTCCTAA
- the HNRNPL gene encoding heterogeneous nuclear ribonucleoprotein L isoform X2, whose translation MSRRLLPRAEKRRRRLEQRQQPDEQRRRSGAMVKMAAAGGGGGGGRYYGGGSEGGRAPKRLKTDNAGDQHGGGGGGGGGAGAAGGGGGENYDDPHKTPASPVVHIRGLIDGVVEADLVEALQEFGPISYVVVMPKKRQALVEFEDVLGACNAVNYAADNQIYIAGHPAFVNYSTSQKISRPGDSDDSRSVNSVLLFTILNPIYSITTDVLYTICNPCGPVQRIVIFRKNGVQAMVEFDSVQSAQRAKASLNGADIYSGCCTLKIEYAKPTRLNVFKNDQDTWDYTNPNLSGQGDPGSNPNKRQRQPPLLGDHPAEYGGPHGGYHSHYHDEGYGPPPPHYEGRRMGPPVGGHRRGPSRYGPQYGHPPPPPPPPEYGPHADSPVLMVYGLDQSKMNCDRVFNVFCLYGNVEKVKFMKSKPGAAMVEMADGYAVDRAITHLNNNFMFGQKLNVCVSKQPAIMPGQSYGLEDGSCSYKDFSESRNNRFSTPEQAAKNRIQHPSNVLHFFNAPLEVTEENFFEICDELGVKRPSSVKVFSGKSERSSSGLLEWESKSDALETLGFLNHYQMKNPNGPYPYTLKLCFSTAQHAS comes from the exons ATGTCGCGGAGGCTGCTGCCCCGGGCGGAGAAGCGGCGTCGGCGGCTGGAGCAGAGGCAGCAGCCGGACGAGCAGCGGAGGCGGTCGGGAGCGATGGTGAAGAtggcggcggcgggcggcggaGGCGGCGGTGGCCGCTACTACGGCGGCGGCAGTGAGGGCGGCCGGGCCCCTAAGCGGCTGAAGACTGACAACGCTGGCGACCAGCACGgaggcggcggcggtggcggtggaggagctggggcagcgggcggcggcggcggg GAGAACTACGATGACCCGCACAAAACCCCTGCCTCCCCAGTTGTCCACATCAGGGGCCTGATTGACGGTGTGGTGGAAGCTGACCTTGTGGAGGCCTTGCAGGAGTTTGGACCCATCAG CTATGTGGTAGTAATGCCTAAGAAGAGACAAGCACTGGTGGAGTTTGAGGATGTCTTGGGGGCATGCAATGCAGTGAACTACGCAGCCGACAACCAAATATACATTGCCGGTCACCCAGCTTTTGTTAACTACTCTACCAGCCAGAAGATCTCCCGCCCCGGGGACTCTGATGACTCCCGGAGCGTGAACAGTGTGCTTCTCTTTACCATCCTGAACCCCATCTATTCGATCACCACG GATGTTCTTTACACTATCTGTAATCCTTGTGGCCCCGTTCAGAGAATTGTCATTTTCCGGAAGAATGGAGTTCAGGCCATGGTGGA ATTTGACTCTGTTCAAAGTGCCCAGCGGGCCAAGGCCTCGCTCAATGGGGCTGATATCTATTCTGGTTGTTGCACTCTGAAGATTGAATACGCAAAG CCTACACGTTTGAATGTGTTCAAGAATGATCAGGATACTTGGGACTACACAAACCCCAATCTCAGTGGACAAG GTGACCCTGGCAGCAACCCCAACAAACGCCAGAGGCAGCCCCCTCTCCTCGGAGATCACCCCGCAGAATATG GAGGGCCCCACGGTGGGTACCACAGCCATTACCATGATGAGGGCTACGGGCCCCCCCCACCTCACTACGAAGGGAGAAGGATGGGTCCACCAGTGGGGGGTCACCGTCGGGGCCCAAGTCGCTACGGCCCCCAGTAtgggcaccccccaccccctcccccaccacccgaGTATGGCCCTCACGCCGACAGCCCTGTGCTCATGGTCTATGGCTTGGATCAATCTAAGATGAACTGTGACCGAGTCTTCAATGTCTTCTGCTTATATGGCAATGTGGAGAAG GTGAAATTCATGAAAAGCAAGCCGGGGGCCGCCATGGTGGAGATGGCTGATGGCTACGCTGTGGACCGGGCCATTACCCACCTCAACAACAACTTCATGTTTGGGCAAAAGCTGAATGTCTG TGTCTCCAAGCAGCCAGCCATCATGCCCGGTCAGTCATACGGGTTGGAAGATGGGTCTTGCAGTTACAAAGACTTCAGTGAATCCCGGAACAATCGGTTCTCCACCCCGGAGCAGGCAGCCAAGAACCGCATCCAGCACCCCAGCAACGTGCTGCACTTCTTCAATGCCCCGCTGGAGGTGACCGAGGAGAACTTCTTTGAG ATCTGCGATGAGCTGGGAGTCAAGCGGCCGTCTTCTGTGAAAGTATTCTCAGGCAAAA GTGAGCGCAGCTCCTCTGGACTGCTGGAGTGGGAATCCAAGAGCGATGCCCTGGAGACTCTGGGCTTCCTGAACCACTACCAGATGAAAAACCCAA ATGGTCCATACCCTTACACTCTGAAGTTGTGTTTCTCCACTGCGCAGCACGCCTCCTAA